A region from the Palaemon carinicauda isolate YSFRI2023 chromosome 9, ASM3689809v2, whole genome shotgun sequence genome encodes:
- the LOC137646557 gene encoding uncharacterized protein encodes MAIADAKKYKFLYVNVNAEGGASDGGTLIKCNLHHTIKQIRVRLPDDSTLLNDDTPIPFHIIADDAFALKRMLMKPYSHISQDHHEKIYSYRLSRTHCVLENAFSIQQMRLRFFGN; translated from the coding sequence ATGGCCATCGCAGATGCAAAGAAGTACAAGTTCCTGTACGTCAACGTAAATGCCGAAGGAGGTGCTAGTGATGGAGGCACCTTAATCAAGTGTAACCTTCATCATACCATCAAGCAGATACGAGTGAGACTTCCTGATGACAGCACTTTGCTGAATGATGACACTCCAATCCCATTCCACATAATAGCAGATGATGCCTTCGCCCTCAAGAGAATGCTGATGAAACCATACTCCCACATATCCCAGGATCACCATGAGAAGATCTACAGCTATAGGTTGTCTCGCACTCATTGTGTGTTGGAGAATGCATTCAGTATCCAACAAATGCGATTGCGATTCTTTGGAAATTAA
- the LOC137646558 gene encoding uncharacterized protein, whose translation MVDCISPMLTKKLMRMRDLLTVGLKLAVTLCFLASGDSYTSLQYSFQVSKSVICRFMPKIYKAIIDTYKNEVLKCPKTPEEWKLVTEVFMKKWNYYNHEGALNGKHVPIKKLKKGG comes from the coding sequence ATGGTTGACTGTATTTCTCCAATGCTCACCAAGAAACTGATGAGAATGAGGGATCTTCTAACAGTGGGACTGAAATTGGCTGTCACCCTTTGCTTCCTGGCAAGTGGGGACTCCTATACAAGTCTGCAATATAGTTTCCAAGTCTCCAAGAGCGTGATTTGCAGATTTATGCCTAAAATTTACAAAGCCATCATCGACACCTACAAAAATGAAGTCCTGAAGTGCCCCAAAACTCCTGAGGAGTGGAAGTTGGTCACTGAAGTATTTATGAAGAAGTGGAACTATTATAATCATGAAGGGGCACTTAATGGAAAGCATGTCCCTATAAAGAAGCTCAAGAAAGGAGGATAA